The sequence TCTTCGGCGCGCCGGGTCGGGAGGCAGCCGAGGGCCTGCTCGCCGGTCTCGAGGCGCGGGTGCGTAGTCGAGGAGACGGAGGAACCTCCATCGCCGCAGATCGGATCGAAGACCTTCGTGGCCGCACGTGGGTCACTCGGAAGGGCATCCACATCGATCGGATGGCGAGCGCCTGGCTGATCCGGCGCGTTGTCGACCCGGACGCGCGGTTCAAATTCGTGTCCGGCAAGGGATACCGTCCCGAGGGCAGCGAGCTCCGCTTCGACATGTTCGAGGCCGAGTTCACGCACGAGGGCGATCTCTGCACCTTCGAGGTCCTGCTCGCCCGGCTCGCGATAGACGATCCGGCAATGCGTCCCATCGCCGAGGTCGTCCACGACATCGATCTGAAAGACGGGAAGTTCGGTCGCCCCGAGGCGCCCGGCATCGACCGGCTGATCGCGGGCATCGCCATGGGCCACCGGGATGACGAGTCCCGGCTCGAGCGTGGGTCCGCCGTGTTCGACGACCTCTACGAGTACTTCAGCCGAAAGCGAGGGTGAGAGACATGCGAGGACCATTTACCGCAGACGGCCTTCCAGTCGCCTACGGCTGCTGACTATGGCGTCGGCTACTGTCGAGGCCG comes from Deltaproteobacteria bacterium and encodes:
- a CDS encoding chromate resistance protein — translated: MLLIHQIPPKPAYFRVKIWRRLQAVGAVAIKNSVYVVPKTDETQEDFEWLLREIVKGGGDASICEARFVEGLEDDRVEALFNAAREADYRQIAEEVRRVGEALPRRPEIAGDQRTHVEADVARLSRRLADVIAIDFFGAPGREAAEGLLAGLEARVRSRGDGGTSIAADRIEDLRGRTWVTRKGIHIDRMASAWLIRRVVDPDARFKFVSGKGYRPEGSELRFDMFEAEFTHEGDLCTFEVLLARLAIDDPAMRPIAEVVHDIDLKDGKFGRPEAPGIDRLIAGIAMGHRDDESRLERGSAVFDDLYEYFSRKRG